Sequence from the Sphingomonas sp. KR3-1 genome:
TCGCGCGGCCGTCGATCACGGTGTCGTGCATACAGACGCGAGTGAGCTGATAGCCCGGCGGATAGAGGCGCAGCGTCTCCTGGATCACCTGGCGAGTGAAGACGAGCGCATCGATATGCCCGGCATCGACCGGTGCGCCGGCGGTGACCGCCTCGACCTCGGCGCGGATGCGCGTGCCGGTGGGGGCGTGCATAGCGGTGAGCCACAACGCCCAGCCAAGCGTGACGGCGCTGGTCTCGTGCCCCGCCAGGATGAAGCCGAGCAGATTGTCGCGCAGCAGGGCGTCGTCCATCGGGCGGCCCGTTTCGGGGTCTGTAGTGCCAAGCAGCAGATCGACCAGGTCGCCGCGCGGCGGGGCGCTACGGCGACGGGCGATCATGCGGTCGACATCGGCGCGGAGCAGCGCCGCCTCTGGCGCGGGCTTGTTGTGCTTGCCGCGATGGGCACGGTCCGGAAGGAAGAGATAGCTCAGCCGGCGATATTCGAGCTGGCCTAGAAAGGCGCGAACCCGAGCTTCGGTCTGCGCGCGCTCGAAATCTTCCCCGCCCGAGAGGACGGTGTCGAGGATGACGTCGAAGGCGATGCGGCCGGTCTCGACGGCGATGTCGATCGGCTGGAGCGCGGTTCGCCAGCGTGCGAGCGCGGCTTCGGCGGCGGCGCGCATGCGCGGGGCGAGCGCGGCCATCTGGGCGGCGCGGAACGGGGGTGCGGCGGCGCGGCGCTGCCAGCGCCATTCGGGCCCTTCCGAGGTGACGAGGCCCTCGCCCCAAGCCGGGTGCATCACCCGGCGCCAGAGCGCCCCGTGCGGGAAATCCTCGGCATGATCGACCATCGCGGCGCGCACGCCGGCAGGATCGGTGAGGAATATCGGCGCGCCGGGGAAGGGCGGGCGCCAGCTCGTGCCCTCGAACAGGGCGCGAGGCCAGGCCTCGATCGGGTTGCGCATCGCACGGGCGAGGACCTGCCAGGGCAGCATGCGTTCGAGCGGCTCGGGATGCGGCGGGGAAAAGGGCTGCGGCGTGCGTTCCGCGAAGGCTCCAGGCGCGTCGTCCGTCAACATCCCGGTCCCTCCGATGACGATGCCTGCTCCTAGGCCGGAACGGCGCTTCGGGAAAGACGCGCCGCCACGTGCGTTGTGTTGGCCGCAACACGCAGCTACAGGCTTTGCGATGGCATCTTTGGACAAACCGCCGCTCGGCACCCCCACGGTGAAGTGGCGCTTCCCCGACATTCACCCGGAAGGCCGCAAATATGTGGCCATCGCGGCCGCGATCGCGCTGCTCAGCCTGTTCGTGTTCGACTTCATCACCTGGCCGCTGGTGTTCCTGGCGTTCGGCGTCGCGGCGTTCTTCCGCGATCCGATCCGGGTGACGCCGCAGGCCGAGGGCATCCTGGTGGCGCCCGCCGACGGGCTGGTCACGATGATCCAGCCGGTGGAGCTGCCGCCGGAGCTGCGCGGACCGCAGGCGCTGGGCGAGGCGCCGATGGTGCGCGTGTCGATCTTCATGAGCGTGTTCGACGTCCATGTGAACCGCACCCCGATCACCGGCACGATCCGCCACGTCATCTATATCTCGGGCCGCTTCCTCAACGCCGATCTCGACAAGGCGAGCGAAGAGAATGAGCGCCAGCACTTCATCGTCGAGGACAAGAACGGGCTGCGCATCGGCTTCACGCAGATCGCCGGCCTGGTCGCGCGGCGCATCGTGAGCTTCACCAAGCCGGGCGACATGGTCGTTGCCGGCCAGCGTGTCGGCCTGATCCGCTTCGGCAGCCGGGTCGACGTGTTCCTGCCCGCGGACTATGTCGCGCAGGTCACGCTCGGCCAGCGCACGATCGCCGGCGAGACGATCATCGCCAAGAAGGGGGCTGCCGCCGTCAGCGGCATCTCGCAGTGACGGGGCGCGAGCCGCGGACGCTCCGCCCGCGCCGCATGCGGCGGATGCGGCGCCAGGTGCGCGGCATCCCGCTGCGGGCGATCGCGCCCAATGCGATCACGGCGCTGGCGCTTTGCTCGGGCCTGACTGCGATCCGGTTCGCGATCGATGCGAAATGGGAACTGGCGGTGCTGATGGTGCTGATCGCCGGGCTGCTCGACGGGATCGACGGCAAGGTCGCCCGGATGGTGCGCGGCGAGAGCCGGTTCGGCGCCGAGCTCGACAGCCTGTCCGACGCGATCTCGTTCGGCGTCGCGCCGGCGATGATCCTCTACCTCTGGTCGCTCCAGGCGCTCGGGCGCTTCGGCTGGATGATCGCGCTGGTCCATGCGCTGTTCTGCGCGCTGCGCCTGGCGCGGTTCAACGCGCAGATCGATGCCGAGGAGCAGCCGCACAAGTCCGCGGGCTTCCTGACCGGCGTGCCGGCGCCCGCTGCCGCCGTGCTGGCGCTGCTGCCGCTTTATCTGTGGCTGTTCACCGAAGAGCCGCACTTGCGCTCGCCAATCGTGGTCGCGCCCTGGACGGCGCTGGTCGCGGTGCTGATGATCTCGAGCGTCGCCACCTTCGCGCCGCACGTCCGGCTGAAGCAGCGCATCCGCTTCGAGGCGATCGCGGTGCTGGTGGTGCTCGTCGCGGCACTGGTGGCCGCGCCCTGGCCGACGCTGGCGCTGATCGCGGCGCTCTATGCCGCCTCGATCCCGCTCAGCATGCGCAACTATCGCCGGATCAGGCAGCTGCGCGAAGCGGGAACGGCGCGGGGCGACGCGCCGGAGCCGCATAGCGCACCGTAACGCGGGTCGGCACCAGCGCCGGCAGGGGCTGGGCAGTCTGGCCGAGCAGCTCGCGCATGCGGGGAAGCTGGTTCGCAATCGATGCGAAGATCGTCCACACCGCAACGACGAAGGCGGTGCCGAACAGCAGGACGGTAAGCAGTGCAGTCATCACTTGGCTCCCAAAACACGCCGTACCTGGCGGGAATCCAATGATTCCAACCCCTTGGCGCCCGCTGACGTTCCCTGTCCGCGTTCTGAGCCGTTTATGTTCCGTTAACGTTCCCGTGTCAAGCGCATGTTCTTCGCTTGTTCCTATTTTGCGGAACGGCGCTTGAACCGGGGTGCGTGACACCCCACTTGCACTGCACGGCGCTTTCGATTAGGGGCGCCGCTCTCAAACCGCATGGGAAGCATCATAACCCGGTGCCGGACGCAGTCCGGTCACTCGCTTCCCAGAGGCTCAACCGGAAGGATATATCCCTATGGCGGCACCTGTCGTCTCCATGCAGGCATTGCTCGAATCGGGCGCGCACTTCGGCCACCAGACCCACCGCTGGAACCCGAAGATGAAGCCCTACATCTTCGGCGATCGCAACGGCGTCCACATCATCGACCTCTCGCAGACCGTGCCGCTCTTCGCGCGCGCGCTCGAGTTCGTCAGCTCGACTGTCGCCGGCGGCGGCAAGGTCCTGTTCGTCGGCACCAAGCGCCAGGCGCAGGAGCCGATCGCCGAGGCAGCGCGCCGTTCGGGCCAGCACTTCGTCAACCATCGCTGGCTGGGCGGCATGCTCACCAACTGGAAGACCATCTCGGGCTCGATCAAGCGCATGAAGGCGCTCGAAGAGCAGCTCTCGGGCGACACCGCGGGCCTCACCAAGAAGGAAGTCCTCCAGCTCACCCGCGAGAAGGACAAGCTCGAGCTTTCGCTCGGCGGCATCCGCGACATGGGCGGCGTTCCCGACATCATGTTCGTGATCGACGCGAACAAGGAAGAGCTGGCGATCAAGGAAGCCAACACGCTCGGCATCCCCGTCGTCGCGATCCTCGATTCGAACGTGAGCCCGGACGGCATCGCCTTCCCGGTTCCGGCGAACGACGACGCCTCGCGCGCCATCCGCCTGTACTGCGAAGCGATCGCCATCGCGGCGACCCGCGGCAACCAGGACCGCCAGGCGAGCTTCGGCGTCGACCTCGGCGCGCAGGAAGTCGCTCCGGTCGAGCCGGCGCTCGAAGTCGCCGCCCCGGCCGAGACTGCCGAGCAGGCTGCCGAGGGCGAGCGTCAGATCGACGCGTGAGTTGAAACCGGCTGTCTTCGAACTGACATAGGGACGCACTAGGCGGCCCGTCAGTTCGAAGGCGCCGATCCTTTCCCCCGTTCGTGCTGAGTTTGTCGAAGCACCGTCTTCCTTCCGGCGCGCGGCAAGAAAGAACGGCCCTTCGACAAGCTCAGGGCGAACGGGTTTTACATATGGCCGGACCGGACTCCGGCCAGCCAAGCTAGAGGAAATACACATGGCCGAGATCACCGCTGCAGCCGTGAAGGAGCTCCGCGAAAAGAGCGGCGCCGGCATGATGGATTGCAAGAAGGCGCTCACCGAGACCAATGGCGACATCGAAGCCGCCAGCGACTGGCTGCGCTCGAAGGGCCTCGCCGCCGCTGCCAAGAAGTCGAGCCGCACCGCCGCTGAAGGCCTGGTCGGCGTCGCCGTCGCCGGCACCAAGGGCGTGGCCGTCGAAGTGAACTCGCAGACCGACTTCGTCGCCAAGAACGAGATCTTCCAGGGCTTCGTCCGCGACGTGACCGCGGTCGCGCTCGAGAAGGGTGACGACATCGAGGCGCTCAAGGCCGCGCAGCTGCCGGCCGGCGGCACCGTCGAGGAAGTCCTCACCAACAACATCTCGACGATCGGCGAGAACCAGGTCCTGCGCCGCGCCAAGCTGGTGCAGGTCTCGCAGGGCGCGGTGATCCCGTACGTCCACAATGCGCAGGCCCCGGGCCTGGGCAAGATCGGCGTGCTCGTCGCGCTCGAGAGCGATGCCGGCGTCGACGTGCTCGAGCCGCTGGGCAAGCAACTGGCGATGCACATCGCCGCCGCCTTCCCGCTGGCGCTGTCGGTCGAGGACCTCGATCCGGAAGTCGTCGAGCGCGAGGCTGCGATCCTGCGCGAGAAGAACGCCGAGAAGATCGTCGGCAAGTCGGCCGAAGTCGCCGAGAAGATCCTCAACGGGCCGATCGAGAAGTTCAAGAAGGAGAACGCGCTGCTCACCCAGGCGTTCGTCATGGACGGCAAGACCCCGGTCCAGGACGTGATCGCCAAGGCGGCCAAGGACGCCGGCAGCGCGATCGCGCTCAAGGACTATGTCCGCTTCCAGCTCGGCGAAGGCATCGAGAAGGAAGAGAGCGACTTCGCCGCCGAAGTGGCTGCGACTGCCGGCCTCACCAAGTAAGGTCTTCCCGGACCTGATGCGCGGGCGCTGTCACCTCCGGGTGGCGGCGCCCGTTTGCGTTTGGGGCTTCTCGACTTGGCGGAGGGACGTGTAGTCTGTTTGCCAGGGCCAAGGGGAGGCAGGGATGAGCGAACCCGAATCGCTGGACACGCACGAGCCGTTGACGCGCAGGCTCGAGCGACATTGGTTCGATCGGCTGATCATGCTTTCCGATGGGGTGTTCGCGATCGCGATGACCCTGCTCGCGCTGGAAGTCAGGCCGCCGCACGAATGGAATGGCGACATGCTCGACCTGCTCGCGCAGAGCTGGCGCGCGCTGTTCGGCTTTGCGCTGAGCTTCCTCGTCATCGCCTTTTTCTGGGTGAACAACCGCGCGATCGTTGCGCGGCTGCAGCGGGTCGACGGGCCCTATACGGCGCTGACGCTGATCCTGCTCTGCCTGATCTGCCTCACGCCCTTCGGCACCGCGCTGGTTGCCGAGCACGGGCCGAACCGCGCGATGCGCTTCTATTCCTTCCTGGTCGCGGCGAGCGGCGTCGCCCAGGCGCTGCTCTGGGGCTATGCCGCGCTGCTGCGCGACCTGGTCTATCCCGAGATCGGCCGCGGCGAGCGCTGGTTCCGGCTGGCGGGGCTGCTGCTGATCCCGCTGATGTTCTGCGTCGTCGGGCTGACGATCGGCGCGGGGACCAGCCAATGGACGATGATGCTGGTGATCGTGGTCGCGGCCGGCATGGGCCAGCTGCGGCGGCGTCTGATGCGCCGAATCGGCTGATGCGCGCGCGGTCCGAGACGGCGCTGGCGGTGCTCACGCTGGTCGCCGCGGCGACGCACTTCACGCTCGAGACCTGGTATCACCTCACTTGGGGGCAGCCGCTCCAGGCGCTGCTCGTCGACTATGTCTGCAACGCGCTTATGCTGCTCGGCGGGTTTCGCTCGCTGAGCGTGCGCCCGGGGAGCGCGGCGGGGCTGCTCGCCGCCGGCTGGGCCTATGCGCTGGGCTTTGGCTGGCGCAGCGTGTTCGGGCGGATCGATCTGCTCCAGAGCGGGGTGCGGGCGACCAATGGCGAACCGACGGGGGCGATCGTGATCGTGCTGCTGGCGGCGCTGGGGATCGTGGCCGTGATGCTGCTCTGGGCACTGACGCTCGCCTGGCAGCAAAGTCGCCGAAGCGGGGGATGAGGTCCGGCCGGTTTGCGCCGGGAGCGGACGGAATGCGCCGCTGAACCGCGAGTCGCCGGTAGGTCTCCTCCGAATTTTGGGCGTAGTGGGCGGTTCGCTTCGGATTATCGCCTAATAAATTCTGGTTAACTTCCTGGATTCGTGCGAATGAATCCAATAGTCATATCGGTTGCATCTGTGTTTTGAAGTATATGCCGAGGAATATATCCCTTCCGTAACAGGGGAAGGGGAAATGGCATGACTCAGTATGCCGATATATTCATGCGTGATTTCGTGGGGGATACCGGACAAATCCCCAGCACGACCCGAACCACGGTCAGCCAATCCCCGGACATCATCCCCGCCGGCACGACGCCGGTAGCAAACTATCAGACATATTACGCCAATAATTATTATGGGCCGATAAATTCCTATAATTATTATCATAATCTGCAGCAGCAGAACTACAACTACATCTATCTTCGGGCGGACAACCTTTACCCGGGCGCGCAGACCGGGCAGGTCTACCTCTATTATTGCCCGTCGTCGCTGCTGCTTCTGCCCGACCAGTGGATCAACAACCGGATTCCCTGCTCGAACGCGCACAACTATGCCAATTTCACCGCGACCACGACGAACCA
This genomic interval carries:
- the tsf gene encoding translation elongation factor Ts → MAEITAAAVKELREKSGAGMMDCKKALTETNGDIEAASDWLRSKGLAAAAKKSSRTAAEGLVGVAVAGTKGVAVEVNSQTDFVAKNEIFQGFVRDVTAVALEKGDDIEALKAAQLPAGGTVEEVLTNNISTIGENQVLRRAKLVQVSQGAVIPYVHNAQAPGLGKIGVLVALESDAGVDVLEPLGKQLAMHIAAAFPLALSVEDLDPEVVEREAAILREKNAEKIVGKSAEVAEKILNGPIEKFKKENALLTQAFVMDGKTPVQDVIAKAAKDAGSAIALKDYVRFQLGEGIEKEESDFAAEVAATAGLTK
- the pssA gene encoding CDP-diacylglycerol--serine O-phosphatidyltransferase, producing MRRMRRQVRGIPLRAIAPNAITALALCSGLTAIRFAIDAKWELAVLMVLIAGLLDGIDGKVARMVRGESRFGAELDSLSDAISFGVAPAMILYLWSLQALGRFGWMIALVHALFCALRLARFNAQIDAEEQPHKSAGFLTGVPAPAAAVLALLPLYLWLFTEEPHLRSPIVVAPWTALVAVLMISSVATFAPHVRLKQRIRFEAIAVLVVLVAALVAAPWPTLALIAALYAASIPLSMRNYRRIRQLREAGTARGDAPEPHSAP
- a CDS encoding TMEM175 family protein, producing the protein MSEPESLDTHEPLTRRLERHWFDRLIMLSDGVFAIAMTLLALEVRPPHEWNGDMLDLLAQSWRALFGFALSFLVIAFFWVNNRAIVARLQRVDGPYTALTLILLCLICLTPFGTALVAEHGPNRAMRFYSFLVAASGVAQALLWGYAALLRDLVYPEIGRGERWFRLAGLLLIPLMFCVVGLTIGAGTSQWTMMLVIVVAAGMGQLRRRLMRRIG
- a CDS encoding cytochrome P450; protein product: MLTDDAPGAFAERTPQPFSPPHPEPLERMLPWQVLARAMRNPIEAWPRALFEGTSWRPPFPGAPIFLTDPAGVRAAMVDHAEDFPHGALWRRVMHPAWGEGLVTSEGPEWRWQRRAAAPPFRAAQMAALAPRMRAAAEAALARWRTALQPIDIAVETGRIAFDVILDTVLSGGEDFERAQTEARVRAFLGQLEYRRLSYLFLPDRAHRGKHNKPAPEAALLRADVDRMIARRRSAPPRGDLVDLLLGTTDPETGRPMDDALLRDNLLGFILAGHETSAVTLGWALWLTAMHAPTGTRIRAEVEAVTAGAPVDAGHIDALVFTRQVIQETLRLYPPGYQLTRVCMHDTVIDGRAIRAGTRILVPVYALHRHRAHWHAPDAFDPDRFAPGEPQPDRHLYLPFGAGPRICLGAAFAMTELVVILATLARSARFTPLSTPWPVASTSIRPGGGLPMRVSFTAA
- a CDS encoding phosphatidylserine decarboxylase, whose translation is MASLDKPPLGTPTVKWRFPDIHPEGRKYVAIAAAIALLSLFVFDFITWPLVFLAFGVAAFFRDPIRVTPQAEGILVAPADGLVTMIQPVELPPELRGPQALGEAPMVRVSIFMSVFDVHVNRTPITGTIRHVIYISGRFLNADLDKASEENERQHFIVEDKNGLRIGFTQIAGLVARRIVSFTKPGDMVVAGQRVGLIRFGSRVDVFLPADYVAQVTLGQRTIAGETIIAKKGAAAVSGISQ
- the rpsB gene encoding 30S ribosomal protein S2, coding for MAAPVVSMQALLESGAHFGHQTHRWNPKMKPYIFGDRNGVHIIDLSQTVPLFARALEFVSSTVAGGGKVLFVGTKRQAQEPIAEAARRSGQHFVNHRWLGGMLTNWKTISGSIKRMKALEEQLSGDTAGLTKKEVLQLTREKDKLELSLGGIRDMGGVPDIMFVIDANKEELAIKEANTLGIPVVAILDSNVSPDGIAFPVPANDDASRAIRLYCEAIAIAATRGNQDRQASFGVDLGAQEVAPVEPALEVAAPAETAEQAAEGERQIDA